A section of the Marinoscillum sp. 108 genome encodes:
- a CDS encoding FecR family protein: MDFKEFEVGDFLQNEFFVDWVIHQHPEADHFWSNWLKRHPEKVSDVEMARELVKSIHYKQEHSMKSDEYSILMERILQHKAPRGAIRSVSNFVLRHSYRVAASLLFLLGFSLIFYLNYNDSVPANEPSLVWKVAATEYGQKKTVQLPDGTRVMLNSGSTIKYPEGFGPNLRLIKFEGEGFFDVAHNPERPFVIESGAFTTRVLGTSFNLKHFEEETEASVSVLTGKVEVQTETGRSTILLPNEMGVYDKESNDLRRQRFDQRKSMAWTHGTLLFENEDLLTIFGQLEKWYGVTFEVAEGTRLAGKYSGEYKQKSLELILEGLSYTSNFNYEMNHKTILIYERKKVKRN, translated from the coding sequence ATTTCTGGAGTAATTGGCTAAAGCGACACCCTGAGAAGGTGAGCGATGTGGAGATGGCTCGTGAGTTGGTCAAATCTATCCACTATAAGCAGGAGCACTCGATGAAGTCGGATGAATATTCTATCCTGATGGAGCGAATTCTCCAGCATAAGGCACCACGCGGAGCGATCAGATCAGTGAGTAATTTTGTGCTGAGGCATTCTTATCGGGTAGCGGCCTCCCTTCTGTTCTTACTAGGATTTTCCTTGATTTTTTATCTCAATTACAATGACTCAGTACCCGCCAACGAGCCTTCATTGGTTTGGAAAGTTGCAGCCACGGAGTATGGGCAGAAAAAGACTGTGCAATTGCCAGATGGCACGAGAGTGATGTTGAACTCGGGTAGTACAATCAAATATCCTGAAGGATTCGGGCCTAACCTGAGGCTGATCAAGTTTGAGGGTGAGGGCTTCTTTGATGTGGCTCATAATCCGGAAAGGCCTTTTGTCATTGAATCCGGTGCCTTTACCACTCGAGTGTTGGGAACCTCCTTCAACCTGAAGCATTTCGAAGAAGAGACAGAGGCTAGCGTGTCTGTACTGACCGGTAAGGTGGAGGTGCAGACCGAAACAGGCAGATCCACCATTTTACTTCCCAACGAAATGGGCGTCTATGATAAAGAGAGCAATGACCTGAGGCGTCAGCGGTTCGATCAGAGAAAATCAATGGCCTGGACACATGGCACTTTATTGTTCGAAAACGAAGATTTACTGACGATTTTCGGTCAGCTGGAGAAATGGTATGGAGTGACTTTTGAAGTGGCAGAAGGAACCAGACTTGCTGGTAAATACAGTGGAGAATATAAACAAAAATCGCTCGAGTTGATCCTCGAGGGGTTAAGCTATACGTCGAATTTTAACTATGAAATGAACCATAAAACCATCTTAATCTATGAGAGAAAAAAAGTAAAACGCAACTAA
- a CDS encoding VCBS repeat-containing protein has protein sequence MTCTKFFTSPLIVLSLLVMACEPNSLDQGLLFKEMSIDQTGVSFVNEVRDQEDFNIFNYRNFYNGGGVAIGDLNNDGWPDIYFTANMAANKLYLNTGNWSFEDITEKAGVQGTRSWSTGVTMADVNGDGWLDIYVCNSGDLEGSNKTNELFINQGDLTFVESAAVFGLDDHGYSTHASFFDFDGDGDLDCYLLNNSFKSIDRVELFTQRRELRDTLGGDKLLRNDNGLFTDISAEAGIYGGAVGFGLGVSVSDLNGDMRPDLYIANDFWERDYLYLNVGDGTFSEEIVSRTDVVSGSSMGADVADLNNDGFPEIFTTEMLPPDNQRLKTMTRFDETNVKELKVRADYHIQVLQNCLHFNDGNGNFQELAALANTEASDWSWGALIFDMDNDGWKDIFVSNGILRDITSMDFASFASDRENIKKIVQKEGKLNVNDLLAYLPSTKISNYAYINQRNRTFINQADSLGLGIPSFSNGSAYADLDNDGDLDLIVNNINAPASIYQNQTDTLFGHAYLKVKFQGPEKNPFGIGARVTVYSGDKRQRLENFTSRGFQSSVEPVVNFGLGSLQRLDSLEVVWPDLKRQTLRDLVVNTVLTLSYPDADDTFRQTEPGAQSLYSEVTQTTLEGNYRHKENDFNDFNHERLLPRKLSTQGPRVIEGDVDGDGKDDFILLGAFGDPDKVFLQESNGRFKQKPQGSLLRDSIFESTCGVLFDLDQDGDLDLLIGSGGNEFNRGLDAHVLRYYDNNGHGVFNRSVERAPRAIGNFSCILAEDFDQDGDQDLFVGGRVIPGNYGLIPRSFLFRNDNGLWTNVEPQSLGGAGMVTDAVWSDFNGDDRKDLIVVGEWLPVSVYLNNGQGLEEAYAIPGTNGWWNRIEAVDLDCDGMDDYVLGNWGLNTKFKASIEKPLTMYVNDFDKNGKSEFILNWYPQVEDQSYPFASKMDITGQIPGIKKKAVTYEQYAGSTYETLFDEQQRAEAASYSVSLLQSAVLWSNDGDYQLEALPLEAQVAPIYAIVADDMDNDGIKDLLLLGNFHGLKPEVGFQSANKGVFLKGEGNRAFTYVTNAQSGITVNGEVRDASLLDIDGQKAILVARNNQEALLFSRAKREAE, from the coding sequence ATGACCTGCACAAAATTTTTTACCTCACCTCTGATTGTATTGTCACTTTTGGTGATGGCCTGTGAGCCAAATTCTTTAGATCAGGGTCTCCTCTTCAAGGAAATGTCAATTGATCAGACGGGAGTTTCTTTTGTCAATGAGGTACGGGATCAGGAAGACTTCAATATTTTCAATTACCGGAATTTCTACAACGGAGGAGGAGTGGCTATCGGGGATTTGAATAATGACGGATGGCCGGATATTTACTTTACTGCGAATATGGCAGCCAACAAACTCTACCTCAACACAGGGAACTGGAGTTTTGAAGATATTACGGAGAAGGCCGGTGTGCAAGGCACCAGAAGTTGGAGCACGGGCGTCACCATGGCCGATGTAAACGGAGATGGTTGGCTGGATATTTATGTGTGCAACTCCGGAGACCTGGAAGGCTCCAATAAAACGAATGAATTATTTATCAATCAGGGCGACCTCACCTTTGTAGAATCGGCTGCTGTCTTTGGCCTGGATGATCATGGGTACTCTACACACGCTTCATTTTTTGATTTTGACGGGGATGGTGACCTTGATTGTTATTTGCTGAACAATAGCTTCAAATCGATCGACAGGGTGGAGCTTTTCACCCAGCGCAGAGAGTTGCGGGATACCCTTGGGGGTGATAAGCTTCTCAGAAATGACAATGGTCTATTTACAGACATCAGTGCAGAAGCCGGTATCTATGGAGGAGCAGTGGGCTTTGGACTTGGAGTGTCCGTCAGTGATCTGAACGGCGACATGCGGCCCGACCTCTACATTGCCAATGATTTTTGGGAAAGGGATTACCTCTATCTCAACGTGGGGGATGGTACCTTTTCTGAGGAGATTGTCTCCCGCACCGATGTGGTATCTGGCTCCAGTATGGGTGCAGATGTGGCTGACCTAAACAATGATGGATTTCCAGAAATATTTACTACAGAAATGCTTCCTCCGGACAATCAACGACTAAAAACCATGACCAGGTTTGACGAAACCAATGTGAAGGAGCTAAAAGTAAGAGCAGATTATCACATTCAGGTATTGCAAAATTGTCTCCATTTCAATGATGGAAATGGGAATTTTCAGGAGTTGGCCGCTTTGGCAAATACAGAGGCCAGTGACTGGAGCTGGGGTGCCCTGATCTTCGATATGGACAATGATGGCTGGAAAGACATATTTGTGAGCAATGGAATACTCCGGGACATCACCTCAATGGATTTTGCCAGCTTTGCTTCCGACAGGGAAAACATCAAAAAGATTGTTCAGAAAGAGGGAAAACTCAACGTTAACGATTTGTTGGCTTATCTGCCTTCCACCAAGATTTCGAATTACGCCTACATCAATCAGCGCAATCGCACATTTATCAACCAGGCGGACTCACTTGGCTTGGGGATCCCCTCATTTAGCAATGGCTCGGCATATGCCGATCTGGACAATGACGGAGACCTGGACCTGATAGTGAACAACATCAATGCACCTGCCTCCATTTATCAGAACCAGACAGATACGCTTTTCGGTCATGCCTACCTCAAAGTGAAGTTTCAAGGCCCGGAAAAGAACCCTTTTGGCATTGGAGCTCGGGTCACAGTCTATTCCGGTGACAAGCGACAAAGATTGGAGAATTTTACTTCCCGGGGATTTCAGAGCTCCGTGGAGCCGGTAGTTAATTTTGGTTTGGGGTCCCTTCAGCGGTTGGATTCATTGGAGGTCGTTTGGCCAGACCTGAAAAGACAAACCTTACGAGACCTTGTCGTGAATACGGTACTCACGCTGAGTTACCCGGATGCGGATGACACGTTCCGACAGACCGAGCCAGGTGCTCAGTCTCTTTACAGCGAAGTAACACAGACCACTTTGGAGGGTAATTACCGACATAAGGAGAATGATTTTAATGACTTCAACCATGAGCGTCTGCTTCCCAGAAAGCTATCTACTCAGGGACCAAGGGTGATCGAGGGAGATGTTGATGGAGATGGGAAAGATGACTTCATACTCCTCGGGGCATTTGGAGATCCCGATAAGGTCTTCTTACAAGAATCCAACGGCCGGTTCAAGCAGAAGCCACAAGGGTCTTTACTCAGAGATTCCATTTTTGAGAGTACCTGCGGAGTATTGTTTGATTTAGATCAGGATGGTGATCTGGACCTCCTGATAGGCTCTGGAGGGAATGAATTTAACCGTGGACTTGACGCACATGTGCTGAGGTACTACGATAACAATGGGCATGGGGTGTTCAATCGATCAGTAGAAAGAGCCCCGCGGGCCATTGGTAATTTTTCATGTATTCTGGCGGAAGACTTTGATCAGGATGGGGATCAGGATTTGTTTGTTGGGGGGCGTGTGATCCCGGGTAATTATGGACTAATTCCCAGAAGTTTTCTGTTCCGAAATGATAACGGTCTTTGGACCAACGTGGAGCCTCAGAGTTTGGGTGGAGCTGGCATGGTGACCGATGCTGTTTGGAGTGACTTCAATGGAGATGATCGCAAAGACCTGATCGTGGTGGGAGAGTGGCTACCCGTGTCTGTTTACCTCAATAATGGCCAGGGGCTTGAGGAGGCTTATGCCATTCCAGGGACCAACGGCTGGTGGAACCGCATAGAGGCCGTAGACCTGGATTGTGATGGTATGGATGATTATGTATTGGGCAACTGGGGGCTGAATACCAAGTTTAAGGCCAGCATAGAAAAGCCGTTGACTATGTATGTGAATGATTTTGACAAAAATGGAAAGTCGGAGTTTATCCTCAACTGGTACCCACAGGTTGAAGACCAATCATATCCTTTTGCCTCCAAAATGGACATCACGGGCCAAATACCCGGTATTAAGAAAAAGGCAGTTACTTATGAGCAGTATGCCGGCAGCACTTATGAAACGTTGTTTGATGAGCAGCAGCGGGCGGAAGCTGCGTCCTATTCGGTATCCTTACTTCAGAGTGCCGTGCTTTGGAGCAATGATGGCGATTACCAGTTGGAGGCACTTCCTCTGGAAGCACAGGTGGCGCCCATTTATGCCATCGTGGCAGATGATATGGACAATGATGGAATCAAAGATCTCTTGTTGTTGGGCAACTTTCATGGTTTAAAACCGGAAGTGGGTTTTCAGTCTGCCAATAAAGGGGTATTCCTCAAAGGCGAAGGCAATAGGGCCTTTACTTACGTGACCAATGCTCAAAGTGGTATCACGGTCAATGGAGAAGTGCGGGATGCCTCGTTGCTGGATATCGACGGGCAAAAGGCCATTTTGGTAGCCAGAAATAATCAGGAGGCTTTACTTTTTTCACGGGCTAAACGCGAAGCAGAATAG
- a CDS encoding SusC/RagA family TonB-linked outer membrane protein — protein sequence MKNNLLREILTMSKLLFQVLFLQVIFATFLYAEETSAQNKSVYEIKVSIHAKDVSVIEVFKQLEEKTDFLFTYNDENIDANKVTLNRRNKSVGEILEDLSGLTDLRFKRINDNIHVNRSQAKNVSVEENYLTRQEFTVSGTVTDEDGAELPGVTVLIKGTATGTVTDLNGAYKLAVSDADALVFSSVGFLTQEVAINGRTTIDVAMNYDVQSLAEVVVTGYTSQRKADITGAVTVVDAEALNAIKAPSFSQKLAGRATGVTVSNSGSPGGGTNIRIRGISSFGSSDPLIIVDGVQIQGDKAMNGLNPNDIESMQILKDASASSIYGSRANAGVIIITTKQGKPGKIKVTYDGYAGVQNPVGGYNDILIKDPVDYARIQIAKNPALTNYYGGDPNNPVIPDYFFPVATSDNGTPDNADDDFLIPANPNEASYSFPDNLIMRSNKDGTDWWDAVFDPALITEHHFGISGGSENATFSSSVGYLKQDGTMINTGFERLSARLNSRVNSGKFTFGESLSVARSETVDQQGGNQNEQNTVTQTLLMNTIVPVYDVAGNYAGGKTNGFSNGKNPVAFAKNNKHDIGTDFRVLTNIFGEYELIEGLKVRSSFSVDFRQNFQPSANFPRYEDREVNSSNSYQETHQTYLNWVWTNTLEYNKKFGDDHSLKLLAGQEGVKNQFKQINGQVNDLAFIDPNVRFLNLSYSTFSSIGSQERVVALSSVFGQVDYSYKDKYLVSGVVRRDGTSEFLGDNRFGVFPAVSVGWRVSEESFMNGVSFIDDLKVRGGWGITGNQNIPVSYNAYDRYGGRSPSDAGYDLGGTGGSMTPGFTLYRYGNPNTKWEENESMNIGLDASLIDGKVSVVFDVYQRDINDLIFDPTNAGSAGNSQASFRNVASMRNTGWDLGLGYRERFSGDLGFNAFLNLSHYKNEIVKLDGEASAIFPAGIDKRFGEVNVWQVGSPISSFYGYTNDGFFQDAADVAALDQAGAAIGRFRRKDLNGDGVINGDDLGVIGNPHPDLTMGLNLGLDYKGFDFSVMLFASIGNDIYNYNKLFTHFGQFNSNMSKDVLTDTWTENNRNASLPKLDGGDTFASQSSDFYVEDGSYLRAQNITLGYTIPTAGISSISSLRVYVQAQNAFTITGYSGIDPALSNANIGTAVDGRLQNDGWTGYDLGNYPASKIFMIGVNAAF from the coding sequence ATGAAAAACAATTTACTAAGGGAAATTCTAACCATGTCTAAACTCCTTTTTCAAGTACTTTTTCTTCAGGTGATTTTTGCGACATTTTTGTATGCAGAGGAAACCAGTGCTCAAAACAAGAGCGTTTACGAGATCAAGGTATCTATTCATGCCAAGGATGTGTCAGTCATTGAGGTGTTCAAGCAACTGGAGGAAAAGACCGATTTCCTCTTTACCTACAACGACGAGAATATCGATGCGAATAAAGTCACTCTCAACCGACGCAATAAGAGTGTGGGAGAGATACTAGAGGACCTTTCTGGTCTTACAGATTTACGCTTCAAGCGAATCAACGATAATATCCATGTAAACCGTAGCCAGGCCAAAAATGTGAGTGTGGAGGAAAACTACCTCACAAGGCAGGAATTTACAGTCTCTGGGACTGTCACTGATGAAGATGGAGCGGAGCTGCCGGGCGTGACAGTGCTCATCAAGGGTACGGCCACCGGTACGGTAACAGACCTTAACGGCGCATACAAACTGGCCGTTTCGGATGCCGATGCACTGGTTTTTTCTTCCGTTGGTTTCCTTACTCAGGAAGTGGCCATCAATGGACGAACCACCATCGATGTTGCCATGAACTATGACGTGCAGTCTCTGGCTGAGGTAGTAGTGACAGGTTATACCTCACAGCGTAAAGCAGATATCACTGGTGCGGTGACGGTAGTGGACGCTGAGGCTCTTAATGCCATCAAAGCACCAAGTTTTTCCCAAAAACTTGCAGGTAGAGCCACTGGGGTGACTGTTTCCAACTCGGGTTCTCCAGGGGGTGGCACCAACATACGAATCAGAGGGATTAGCTCCTTTGGGAGTAGTGATCCATTGATCATTGTGGACGGAGTGCAGATCCAGGGAGACAAAGCCATGAATGGTTTGAACCCAAATGACATTGAGAGTATGCAAATACTTAAAGATGCTTCTGCTTCCTCTATCTATGGATCGAGAGCCAATGCCGGGGTGATTATCATCACCACCAAGCAGGGAAAACCAGGGAAAATTAAAGTGACGTACGATGGATATGCTGGTGTGCAGAATCCCGTGGGAGGTTACAACGATATCCTGATCAAAGATCCTGTGGATTACGCGCGGATACAAATTGCCAAGAATCCTGCTTTGACCAATTATTATGGAGGAGATCCTAACAATCCAGTCATTCCGGATTATTTCTTCCCTGTGGCTACGAGTGATAATGGTACGCCCGACAATGCAGATGATGACTTCCTGATTCCTGCTAACCCAAATGAAGCTAGCTATTCTTTCCCAGATAATCTCATCATGAGATCCAATAAGGATGGAACAGATTGGTGGGATGCCGTTTTTGACCCTGCTTTAATCACTGAGCATCATTTTGGTATTTCAGGGGGTTCTGAGAATGCAACTTTTAGCTCTTCTGTAGGATACCTTAAGCAAGATGGTACCATGATCAATACCGGATTTGAAAGGCTTTCAGCCAGATTGAATAGCCGAGTGAACTCTGGTAAATTCACTTTTGGTGAGTCGCTTTCCGTCGCTCGTTCAGAGACTGTGGACCAGCAGGGAGGAAACCAAAACGAGCAGAATACGGTCACTCAGACTCTTTTGATGAATACCATTGTCCCCGTCTATGACGTGGCTGGAAACTACGCTGGAGGTAAAACCAACGGATTCTCAAATGGAAAAAACCCTGTAGCATTTGCTAAAAATAATAAACACGATATTGGCACGGATTTCAGAGTATTGACCAACATTTTTGGAGAGTACGAGCTGATAGAAGGACTAAAAGTACGGTCCAGCTTTAGTGTGGATTTCAGACAGAATTTTCAGCCAAGTGCCAACTTCCCAAGATATGAAGACAGAGAAGTCAATAGCAGCAACAGTTACCAGGAGACGCACCAGACTTATCTAAACTGGGTATGGACCAATACTTTGGAGTACAACAAGAAGTTTGGGGATGATCACTCTCTGAAATTGTTGGCGGGCCAGGAAGGGGTCAAAAACCAATTTAAGCAAATTAACGGTCAGGTGAATGATCTTGCATTCATTGATCCTAATGTGAGATTTCTAAATCTCAGCTACTCTACCTTCAGTTCTATTGGTAGCCAGGAGCGTGTGGTAGCACTCTCCTCTGTCTTTGGTCAGGTTGATTACTCCTACAAAGACAAATATCTGGTCAGCGGAGTTGTGAGAAGAGATGGGACTTCTGAGTTTTTGGGAGACAATAGATTCGGAGTGTTTCCTGCCGTCAGTGTTGGCTGGAGAGTTTCCGAAGAGTCTTTCATGAATGGTGTCTCTTTCATAGATGACTTGAAAGTCAGAGGAGGCTGGGGTATTACAGGTAATCAGAACATCCCTGTGTCATACAATGCATATGATAGATACGGTGGTAGAAGTCCAAGTGATGCTGGATACGATCTTGGTGGTACTGGAGGCTCTATGACGCCCGGATTTACCCTTTATAGATATGGTAATCCAAATACCAAGTGGGAAGAGAATGAATCAATGAATATTGGATTGGATGCCTCCCTTATTGATGGGAAGGTCAGTGTAGTATTTGATGTGTATCAAAGAGATATCAATGACCTGATTTTTGACCCAACTAATGCTGGTTCTGCAGGTAACTCTCAGGCCTCATTCAGAAATGTGGCCTCCATGAGAAACACCGGCTGGGATTTGGGTCTTGGTTACAGAGAGCGATTTTCAGGAGACCTTGGGTTCAATGCTTTCCTTAATCTGTCTCACTACAAAAATGAAATCGTTAAGTTAGATGGTGAGGCTAGTGCCATTTTCCCTGCGGGTATTGACAAACGATTTGGTGAGGTGAATGTATGGCAGGTAGGTTCTCCTATTTCCAGCTTTTATGGTTATACCAACGATGGATTTTTCCAGGATGCCGCAGATGTAGCAGCATTGGATCAGGCAGGAGCAGCCATTGGTAGGTTTAGAAGAAAGGATCTGAATGGTGATGGTGTGATCAATGGTGATGACCTTGGGGTCATTGGCAATCCACATCCGGACCTGACCATGGGATTGAACCTTGGACTAGACTATAAAGGATTTGATTTCTCGGTGATGTTATTTGCTTCTATTGGAAATGATATCTACAACTACAACAAGCTGTTTACTCACTTTGGTCAGTTCAATTCCAACATGAGTAAAGATGTATTGACAGATACCTGGACAGAGAACAACAGAAACGCCTCACTTCCAAAGCTTGACGGGGGAGACACCTTCGCTAGTCAGTCGAGTGATTTCTATGTGGAGGATGGTTCTTACCTGAGGGCTCAGAACATTACGCTGGGATATACCATTCCTACGGCTGGCATCTCCAGCATCTCCAGCTTGAGAGTTTACGTGCAAGCTCAAAATGCATTTACCATTACGGGTTATAGCGGCATAGATCCTGCACTATCCAATGCTAACATTGGTACCGCAGTAGACGGAAGATTGCAGAATGATGGATGGACAGGTTATGACCTGGGTAACTATCCTGCATCCAAAATCTTCATGATTGGTGTAAATGCTGCTTTTTAA
- a CDS encoding RagB/SusD family nutrient uptake outer membrane protein — MKKSIIKSILFLTIASLLGACGESFLEEEPKGFLGESNLQNEEGINAALVGAYALLDGMNIDGANTWSANPQNWIFGSVPSDDAYKGSEQTDFAEMTQLEIYQWSAGNSIMNDKWVSSYEGVVRANSTIRLLGGADLPDAVRDNLEGQARFLRAYYHFELYKVWGNVPYFTEADEDFVKSNEGVDPLGDAIADMTAAVNLLPATQDDAGRATKDAARAMLGKFYMYKYGESGSAADASSAKDNLDPVVASRSLTPCFKDMFHTSTENNPAMIFSVQSSINDGGNSRNANWLNQLAFPAGSSFGCCGFHQPSQDLVNAYKVDANGLPMFDNYNDSELDPSTDAVDPRIDLTIGRDNVPYWDWDIHDASWIRDRAFSGPYSPKKFTHYKADPVSTGGWNNNAYNGINFSIIRLADAMLLLAEAEVILGNLSAAEDLVNAIRERAGNCAQGPFVDGGGAAVITDDINDPGIEWANYDVQPYPAGTFASNGSEFAMNAVRWERRLELALEGHRFFDLRRWGIAAEVLNKYTEYAAKTRSYYADAATYEARHRWYPIPTIQINANTRNGEQILKQNTGW; from the coding sequence ATGAAAAAATCAATTATAAAAAGTATTCTTTTCCTGACTATCGCGAGTCTTCTTGGAGCTTGTGGCGAATCATTTTTAGAAGAAGAACCCAAGGGTTTTTTGGGGGAGTCCAATCTTCAGAATGAAGAAGGTATCAATGCTGCCCTGGTAGGCGCTTACGCCCTGCTGGATGGCATGAATATCGATGGAGCGAACACATGGTCAGCGAATCCTCAAAACTGGATTTTTGGAAGTGTGCCTTCTGATGATGCCTATAAAGGTTCAGAGCAAACTGACTTTGCGGAAATGACTCAGCTGGAGATTTATCAGTGGTCAGCTGGTAATTCCATTATGAATGACAAATGGGTGAGTTCATACGAAGGAGTTGTAAGAGCGAATTCAACGATTCGTTTGCTCGGTGGTGCAGATCTTCCCGATGCAGTAAGAGATAATTTGGAAGGTCAGGCTCGTTTTCTGAGAGCTTACTATCATTTTGAATTATACAAAGTGTGGGGAAATGTGCCTTATTTCACGGAAGCAGATGAGGACTTTGTGAAGTCAAACGAGGGTGTGGACCCGCTGGGAGATGCCATTGCGGATATGACCGCAGCTGTCAATTTACTGCCTGCTACTCAAGATGATGCCGGTCGGGCTACCAAAGACGCTGCCCGTGCTATGCTTGGCAAATTCTATATGTATAAGTACGGAGAATCAGGCAGTGCAGCGGATGCCTCTAGTGCCAAGGATAATTTGGATCCCGTGGTGGCTTCTAGGTCGTTGACACCATGCTTCAAGGATATGTTCCATACATCTACTGAGAATAATCCTGCGATGATTTTCAGTGTGCAGTCGTCTATCAATGATGGTGGCAACTCTAGAAATGCCAACTGGCTGAATCAGCTCGCGTTCCCTGCAGGATCCAGCTTTGGATGTTGCGGATTTCATCAGCCGTCTCAGGATTTGGTGAATGCCTACAAGGTAGATGCCAATGGATTACCGATGTTTGACAACTATAATGATTCTGAACTTGATCCGTCTACTGATGCGGTTGATCCACGTATTGACTTGACCATTGGAAGAGACAACGTACCTTACTGGGATTGGGACATTCATGATGCATCTTGGATCAGGGACAGAGCTTTTTCGGGGCCATATAGCCCCAAGAAGTTCACCCATTACAAGGCTGATCCGGTTTCAACAGGTGGATGGAATAATAATGCTTACAATGGTATCAACTTTTCTATTATCAGACTGGCTGATGCCATGTTGCTTTTGGCTGAAGCTGAAGTCATACTGGGCAATCTATCCGCTGCGGAGGACCTGGTGAATGCCATCAGGGAACGTGCAGGTAACTGCGCACAGGGACCATTTGTAGATGGAGGTGGTGCTGCAGTCATCACGGATGATATCAATGATCCGGGTATTGAGTGGGCCAACTATGACGTACAGCCTTATCCGGCTGGCACTTTTGCTTCCAATGGTTCTGAATTTGCTATGAACGCTGTAAGGTGGGAGAGACGACTTGAATTGGCCCTCGAAGGTCATCGCTTCTTTGACCTGAGAAGGTGGGGGATTGCCGCGGAGGTATTGAACAAATACACCGAATACGCAGCGAAAACCAGAAGTTATTATGCTGATGCTGCTACCTATGAAGCAAGACACAGATGGTATCCTATTCCTACCATTCAGATCAATGCGAATACCCGAAACGGTGAGCAAATTCTGAAACAGAATACTGGTTGGTAA